The region AATTACTAACTCTAATCATGCCGGTAATGACTTTGTCATTACAAAAAGTGAAACAGGCAACGATAAGGTATTTATTTTGGCTACTGTAAACTCAACAAGTATTACACTTACAAACGGAACTTCAACCGTTTCCACTTTAATTAATACCGGAGAAACATATAGCGCAAATATTACGCAGGAATTAACGTACATTAAATCAACCAAGCCGGTTTATGTAATTCATGTAACAGGTCATGGTTGTAAATTAAGCGGAGCGCAAGTTCCTCATTTCTATTGCGCAGGTACATATTCAACTTCCTTTACCAGAACTTCGGCAGATTCATTTGCTGTTAATGTGTTTACAAGAAACGGATTTCAGGGTAATTTTCAATTAAATGGAAATGCCTCGTTAATTCCTGCTTCCGCGTTTACAATTGTTCCCGGCACATCAAGTACTGTAGTTGGTGCTCGTGTGAATTTTAATTTAACACAAGTGCCTGTGGGTTCTTATAACATTATTACAAATACAGGTGATATTTATGGTTTCGGAACGCATCAAGGTTCAACGCCATCTGGAAGTTCTTATGCGTATCATTCCGAATGGATTTCTTATCCGATGGTTGCGGCAGGACCGGATGCAACCATTTGTTCGAACACATCTCTATCACTAAATGGTACTGTAGGAGGAGGAAATGTTACCGGTGTTTGGTCAACCAATAATGGTTTTGGTACTTTCTCATCGCCAACCACTTCCTTAAATAACGTCTATGTACCGAGCTTACTTGATATTGCTACAGCTTCAAAACCCTATATAAATTTAATTTTGACATCAACAGGCCCCTGTACTTCACGTGTTGATACACTTAGGTTAGTTGTGTTACAGGAGCCTTTGGTAAATGCATCTGTTGATCAAATTAAGTGCGGCAATAACGCGACCGTTAGTTTAAATGGAAGTATATCCGGTATAACATCTACAGGTCAGTGGGCTACCTTAGGTAGTGGAAGTTTTGCACCTACATCTACAGTTTTAAATGGTTTTTATGTACCATCTTCTGCTGATACAACCGCGGGCTCTGTAAATCTGGTATTAACTTCTACTAATAATGGAATTTGTTTGGCTGAAACGGATACGGTTAAAATTACCTTTACAAAACCTCCATTGGTAAATGCAGGGCCAACTACCATGAGTTTATGTGTAAATAATCCCACCATTTCTTTATTAGGTTCAGTAAGCGGCAGTAGTTCTACAGGAAAATGGACAACTTCGGGTACAGGAATATTTAATCCTAGTAATATTGCTTTAAGCACAAATTATTTACCAAGCCCATTAGATATTGCAAGCGGCAGTATTTATATCTATTTAATTTCTACTAATAATGGAGATTGTTTTCCTGTGAAGGATAGTATTCAAGTGTTCTTTACTCCTTCACCAAATGTGAATGCAGGTCCGGATTTATTTAGTTGTAAAAACAACAGTGCTGTTCAATTAACCGGAATTATCGGCGGTGCAACTACTACCGGAACATGGAGTGGAGGAGGAGGAAGTTTTAGTCCTTCCAACAGTGTTTTAACACCAACGTATATTCCCACTCCTGCGGAAATTTCAGCAGGCTTTGTTGTACTCAACTTAACGTCTACAAACAATGGTAATTGTTTATCGGTAAGCGATCAGGTTAGAATTGATTTCAAAGACAAACCTTTTGCTAATTTTTCTTCTAATGTAGTGTGTTTAAACCAGGCAACAACATTCATCGATTTCTCTGCGCCAATTGCAGGTACTTTAGCTGGCTGGAACTGGAGTTTTGGTGACGGAGGGACGTCAACCGTTAGTGGTCCGGTTTATACCTATACAACTTCAGGAACTTATACAGCACAATTAATTGTTAGAAATTCATTTAACTGTTATGATACCACAACAAAAGTGGTTAAAGTAAATCATTTGCCAAATTCAGATTTTACTTATTCACGTTCTTGTTTTGGGTCATTCCTGCAAATTAATTTTAAAGACAGTTCTTCTATTGCATCTCCGGATACTGTAAAATCATTTTTCTGGAATT is a window of Bacteroidota bacterium DNA encoding:
- a CDS encoding gliding motility-associated C-terminal domain-containing protein; this encodes MKKLYLLVLLVLGLTSVNAQIDTSFWFVAPDISAGLGQSPIKMYFTTYSSASTVYLRQPANGAFTPITINIPANSVDSVDLTPFISSIESTPTNSVLTRGIYISTSSNVSAVYCIKSPTNKEMISLKGQKSLGTDFYTPFQNQWRSSAATTPKSFSAIDIVASQNNTTILITPRANIIGHVKDVTFPVILNAGESFSCQDTSTTAPTKLAGSIISADKPIAVTVSSSGLVNGGCTSTIADQITNSNHAGNDFVITKSETGNDKVFILATVNSTSITLTNGTSTVSTLINTGETYSANITQELTYIKSTKPVYVIHVTGHGCKLSGAQVPHFYCAGTYSTSFTRTSADSFAVNVFTRNGFQGNFQLNGNASLIPASAFTIVPGTSSTVVGARVNFNLTQVPVGSYNIITNTGDIYGFGTHQGSTPSGSSYAYHSEWISYPMVAAGPDATICSNTSLSLNGTVGGGNVTGVWSTNNGFGTFSSPTTSLNNVYVPSLLDIATASKPYINLILTSTGPCTSRVDTLRLVVLQEPLVNASVDQIKCGNNATVSLNGSISGITSTGQWATLGSGSFAPTSTVLNGFYVPSSADTTAGSVNLVLTSTNNGICLAETDTVKITFTKPPLVNAGPTTMSLCVNNPTISLLGSVSGSSSTGKWTTSGTGIFNPSNIALSTNYLPSPLDIASGSIYIYLISTNNGDCFPVKDSIQVFFTPSPNVNAGPDLFSCKNNSAVQLTGIIGGATTTGTWSGGGGSFSPSNSVLTPTYIPTPAEISAGFVVLNLTSTNNGNCLSVSDQVRIDFKDKPFANFSSNVVCLNQATTFIDFSAPIAGTLAGWNWSFGDGGTSTVSGPVYTYTTSGTYTAQLIVRNSFNCYDTTTKVVKVNHLPNSDFTYSRSCFGSFLQINFKDSSSIASPDTVKSFFWNFNDPGPPPLPTSSIANPSVVFSGPGSYSIFHIVTSNNGCKDTIIKSINITPPPVAGFILNYNAGINLTTIVTFTDVSQNSVAWTWNFGDGNTSTNQNPVNTYMANGTYTIVQTVFDQFGCPATSSKTISINNIKEEINELIPNAISPNGDQKNDIWRLDFINAFYPNAEIEIYNRWGERLFYSKGYEIPWDGTYLGNPLPVSTYYYIINLNDPNREENIFKGTILIMK